The Paenibacillus sp. G2S3 region GGAGGGATGCAATCGATGATGTGGTCTGTATCTCTAATCTTAATTGCCTTATCTTTAGGTGGTTTGATTCAGCATTGCGGTGTCATCGAGGCCTTTTTCCGTATACTCATTCAACCACTCAAGCGTAAAAGCAGCATTGTTCTTATGAGCGGAGCGTCATCCATTGCTGTAAATGGCATGACGGGTGAACAGTATCTGTCTATCCTTTTGCCAGGTCAAATGTTCAAAGATGAATATACTCGCCGTGGTATTCCAGCCAAGACACTGTCCCGTACATTAGAAGATTGCGGAACGCTGGTTAATCCATTGATTCCATGGGGCGTCAGTGGGGCCTTCTTCGCAGTGACTTTGGGTGTGCCCGTTATAGAGTATGCACCTTATGCAACCTTCTTATGGTTAAGTCCATTCATCACGTTTGCTTACGCGTTGATCCCTAGATTGCAAAGGAACTCACTGGGTAAAGATTAAGAAATCTCAAGATAATGGACACCTAATGCATTGATTGAACGTATATAAAGAATACTATGCGTTGAATCAATGTGATCAAGCTAGTATTCTATGCTGAAAAAGTGGACAATTTATCGGAGGTAATAACAGTGAGTCGCAGTAAGTTACAGGATCGAATCAGATTAGCCAATGTCGAGACCAAGCACGCAGAGCAATTTAATAATCTATTACGTTATGTATTTCAAGTGACCAATCGTGATTTGCAAATCTTTGGCTGGGAGAATCGTGAAATCACTCAGGCTAAGTTGCCAGTCCTTAAGTACGCTGATGTTGTAGGTTGGTTTGATGGAGACAAGCTCATCTCTCAGTTAGCTGTATACCCATTTCAGGTGAATATTTTTGGGCATATCTATGAGATGGGTGGACTAACGGGTGTTGGAACCTATCCTGAATATGCCAATTTGGGTCTAATGAATAAACTGATGCTTCATGCTTTAACTAAAATGCGGGATCGTAAACAATCGATATCTTATCTTTATCCGTATTCAATCCCTTATTATAGAAGAAAAGGTTGGGAAATCATCACCGATAAAATCTCATTTGAAGTCCCGGATACCCAGTTGCCAAAAATGAGAAATGTCCCGGGAAATGTGGAACGCGTGTCTATTGAGCATCCAGATATCAAAGTGATTTACGATCAGTTTGCCGTGCAGCATCATGGGGCGATGATTCGTAATGACCTAGCTTGGGAAGAATATTTGCGGTGGGATTTGGATGATATGACAGTGGGTATTTACTATAATAACAACGATGAACCTATGGGATACTTGTTATATTGGGTCGCCGAAGAAATATTTTATATCAAAGAAATGGTATACATTGTTGAAGAGGCTCGAACGGGTTTGTGGAATTTTATTAGTGCGCACTTTTCAATGATTAAGCTGGTTAAAGGGGATATTTATAAAGGGGAGCCGTTGTCATTCATATTAGATGATGGGGATATCAAGGAAACGATTGCTCCATACTTTATGGCTCGGATTGTGGATGTCCGTTTATTTATCGAACAGTATCCTTTTAAACGACAGGATAAGGACTGTGAGCTTATTTTTAACTTGAGTGATCCGATGCTGGAATGGAATCGAGGAACATTTACATTAACTGTAGATAAAGAAGGGAAGGGGACCCTACAAGAAGGGGGAGTGAATCCTTCACTTACGATTGATATCCCTACCTTAACAACCCTGTTAATGGGCTATAAGCGGCCAACCTACTTGGCTCGTATCGGACGTATTCAGACGAATGAAGCCACGATTCATTTGCTGGAAGGACTGATTAGACCAGAGTATCCTTATTTCTCTGATTATTTTTAAAAATATGTGAACCTTTGAAGCATACTCTAATGAGTGTGCTTTTTTGATCTTTTTATAGTAGAATAGTCTCTCAGCAACACAATATGATATGAGGTGTAAGAATGGCAATTAATTTTACTAAACCAATGATCACTAAACTACAACTAGAAATTACGGAAATCGAAAACAAAATCAAGAGCACACAGAACAAAAAAGAAAAATCTAAAATCAAAATTAATCAATTAGAAGAGGATATGAAATTTAGCAAGTCTCACACGGATTTGAGTAGTAAAATGTCACGAATCAAAAAGTTAAACGATGAGATAAAGACCTTAAATCGTATGCAAGCTGATCTTTCAAAAGAGTTAACCGCGAAGAAAAACTCGCTAAAGAAACTCCAAGTGAACGAAACCGCATCTGTTACGAATGATCCTGCAAAAGGATAAATTGATTATAGCTTATAGCATAAACGCTTAGCATCCTTATAAGGACACCGAAGGCGTTTATGCTTGTTTTATCGGCTCATCCGTTTCTCCTCGTAACAATGAAATCTCATGCTTATAGGGCGGGTTGACATATTTCTTTTCACCGATGGAGGGGGTCTCTAGGAGCTTGGGAATGGATGTTAGCTGCGGGTGATGGACTACATATCGAAGCGCCCGAAGGCCGATATATCCGTGTCCGATATTTTCATGTCTGTCTTTTCGCGAACCCATGGTATTCTTTGAATCATTTACATGAATGACCTTTAGGCGCTCTATTCCAATTAAGCGATCAAATTGATCCAATATGCCATCAAAATCTTCCTTCACATTATAACCAGCATCATGGATATGGCAAGTGTCCAGGCAAATAGACAGGCGCTCGTTATAAGTAACCCCATCAATGATCGCTGCTAATTCCTCAAATGTAATTCCGCATTCACTACCTTTTCCCGCCATGGTCTCTAATGAAACCTGAACATTTCGTTTATCGGCTAACACTTCGTTTAAACCTTCTACGATCCGAGAGATTCCGGCCTGTGGACCTGCACCAACATGGGAACCGGGATGTAGGACAATTTGTGTAGAGCCTAAAGCTTCCGTTCTAATAATCTCTGATTGAAGAAACTCAATACTATGTTCAAAGACCTGACTCGATAGCGTATTCCCTAAGTTAACAATAAATGGAGCATGTACAATGATATTTGAAATGCCGTTATCTCTCATGTGAGCCTGTCCTGCTTCAACATTCAAAGCTTCAATGGGCTTACGGCGAGTATTATGAGGAGCTCCGGTATATATTAGGAAGGTGGTCGCTCCATAAGATGCTGCCTCTTCACTGGCTCGAAGGAGCATCTTTGGTCCAGTCATAGATACATGTGACCCTAGGAGTAAAGTCATCTGGTGTAACACTTCCTTTCTTCGTCAATTAATGTTTGTAAAAGGCCCTAATAATATGTATTTCAGCGCAGGGTAGGTTGTCTCATCCTACTAGCTCTTAAGGGAGACAACCTTACCCACCAAGAATGATCGTTATTCAGTAGCGGTAATCGTTTCGCCTTGGATCGGCTTCAATCCGTTCTCCCACCTAACAGGAATTGAACGAGAGTTGAATAAATCCACTCCGTCAGAAATCTGGAAATGCAAATGGGGCTCACTAGTGTTGCCTGAGTTACCTGTCAGTCCAATGACATCGCCTTTTTTAACGTTATCGCCCGCCTTAACTGTAATCGAACCTTTCTTTAGATGAGCTAGATGGCTGTATTCACCACCATGATCAATGACCACGTTATTGCCGGTTGCCTGGTTTGGATTCATAACACCGACAGGTTCATTATCTTTAATATCGTTCACTACCGATACGATTGTACCATCCGCAGGGGCGAGAATTTTTTCCCCAAAGGCATAATAGCTTTTGTTTTTCAGCGGATCCCCTTTATAAGAATAGTTCTCCTTGGCTTGGATAAAATCATAAGCGTATCGCTGGATCTCTACTTCATAATGGTAATTTACGAGAACATTCTCTCCGCCCCAAAATACAAACCAGTCACCTTCGAAAGGCAATGCGTATTCATGCTTGCTAAGTTTCGAGTCGATTTCAGGGGAGGATATCAGTTCTTGAATCTGGATTAATGAAATGGTTCCATCCGGATCAAACATTCCGATAAGCCCTTTATTACCTGCATCACTTACCCAAGTACGACGATCAAATCCATTAAGCTGCATATCAGAAGCTTGGTTTAGTGTCTGGATATCCTTAGTGAATTCCTTAGCGGTCTCAGCTAATTCAGTTTCACTAACCTCATCTTTCAAAGGCTGGCTAAAGTGGGAGTATATTTCTTTAAAGTTCCCTTTAA contains the following coding sequences:
- a CDS encoding deoxyribonuclease IV, translating into MTLLLGSHVSMTGPKMLLRASEEAASYGATTFLIYTGAPHNTRRKPIEALNVEAGQAHMRDNGISNIIVHAPFIVNLGNTLSSQVFEHSIEFLQSEIIRTEALGSTQIVLHPGSHVGAGPQAGISRIVEGLNEVLADKRNVQVSLETMAGKGSECGITFEELAAIIDGVTYNERLSICLDTCHIHDAGYNVKEDFDGILDQFDRLIGIERLKVIHVNDSKNTMGSRKDRHENIGHGYIGLRALRYVVHHPQLTSIPKLLETPSIGEKKYVNPPYKHEISLLRGETDEPIKQA
- a CDS encoding M23 family metallopeptidase, translating into MNNNAKVKQTSSSAEESKKAMFLPDDLPKFLLKGNFKEIYSHFSQPLKDEVSETELAETAKEFTKDIQTLNQASDMQLNGFDRRTWVSDAGNKGLIGMFDPDGTISLIQIQELISSPEIDSKLSKHEYALPFEGDWFVFWGGENVLVNYHYEVEIQRYAYDFIQAKENYSYKGDPLKNKSYYAFGEKILAPADGTIVSVVNDIKDNEPVGVMNPNQATGNNVVIDHGGEYSHLAHLKKGSITVKAGDNVKKGDVIGLTGNSGNTSEPHLHFQISDGVDLFNSRSIPVRWENGLKPIQGETITATE
- a CDS encoding GNAT family N-acetyltransferase, producing MSRSKLQDRIRLANVETKHAEQFNNLLRYVFQVTNRDLQIFGWENREITQAKLPVLKYADVVGWFDGDKLISQLAVYPFQVNIFGHIYEMGGLTGVGTYPEYANLGLMNKLMLHALTKMRDRKQSISYLYPYSIPYYRRKGWEIITDKISFEVPDTQLPKMRNVPGNVERVSIEHPDIKVIYDQFAVQHHGAMIRNDLAWEEYLRWDLDDMTVGIYYNNNDEPMGYLLYWVAEEIFYIKEMVYIVEEARTGLWNFISAHFSMIKLVKGDIYKGEPLSFILDDGDIKETIAPYFMARIVDVRLFIEQYPFKRQDKDCELIFNLSDPMLEWNRGTFTLTVDKEGKGTLQEGGVNPSLTIDIPTLTTLLMGYKRPTYLARIGRIQTNEATIHLLEGLIRPEYPYFSDYF